One Planctomicrobium piriforme genomic window, ATTTGTCATTTGTCAATGATCATTTGTCATTGGGCCATTGAGGGAAGTACTGCTTCAATCTGTCGACTTCTTCCCACTCAACACTCAGCACTAGACTCTCAACTCCCTCGTCAGCTCTTCAGGGCGACGCCGGCGATCTCAAGCACGGGGCGGATTTCGACGGTGCCTTTTCGGGCGCCGGGGATGCGGCCGGCGATGTCGATGGCTTCGTCGAGATTTTCCGCGTCGATCAGAAAGTAGCCGCCCAGTTGTTCCCGCGTTTCGGCAAAGGGGCCGTCGGTCACGAGACGTTTGCCTTCACGCACTTTCACATTGGTCGCAGCACTGACCGGATGCAGCGGAGCCGCCGCGAGGAACTGCCCTTTGGCGTTCAACTCATGCGTGAGTTCGGCGGACTCGGCGAAACATTTTTCACGCTCAGATTCGGTCCAGGCATTTTCATTGCTGTAAATCAGCAGCATATATTTCACGTCAGTGCTCCAGTGATCACATTTCTTCAAAATGAAATGATGCGGCGAACGCTCCTCCGCTCCTGTCCCCTATCCCCTCTCGGCAACTACTTCTGGCGATGATAATGCCCGGTCATGAAGTGCAACCAGGTTCCATCCGGCTGTTGGATCTGCGACGTGAGCGTGCGGTGGTCGGGAGTCACAATCG contains:
- a CDS encoding YciI family protein; the encoded protein is MKYMLLIYSNENAWTESEREKCFAESAELTHELNAKGQFLAAAPLHPVSAATNVKVREGKRLVTDGPFAETREQLGGYFLIDAENLDEAIDIAGRIPGARKGTVEIRPVLEIAGVALKS